The Arthrobacter sp. OAP107 DNA segment ACGCCACAGCGGCTTCGGCGACGGAGAGGCGCCATGGCTCCCCCAGCCGGAAAGTTTCCCGAAACTGGCCCGCGACGCCCAGGCCGGGGACCCGTCATCGCACTTGAACCTGTACCGCCGCATGCTCACGGTCCGCCGCGAACTGGACCTCGGACGGGGATCCCTCGCGTGGGCGGAGGAATGGTGCACCGCGTCATCGCTGGCATTCCTCAACGGCGACATTCTGGTGATCATGAACATCGGCTCGTATCCGGTGGAACTGCCCGCCGGCGAGGTTGTGCTCCGCAGTTCATCTCCCTCGGGCGGCGGTGAGGGTGACCAGGAGTCTGCCTTGGCAACCGGGGAGACCGTCTGGCTGCGGATCTCGCCAGAGGGCGCGCAGAGCTAAACCGTGGCCGGCATCAAGGACGTTGCGGAACTGGCCGGGCTTTCCATAGCCACCGTTTCGCGTGCCTTGAGCGGCAGGGGCAACGTATCGACGGTGAGCCGCGAGCGTGCCCGGGCGGCCGCGGCCGAGCTTGGCTTCGTGCCCTCCTACCAGGCATCCAGCCTCGCCTCCGGCCGTACCCGCAACATCGGCCTTGTGGTCCCCACCGTCCGCCGCTGGTACTTCTCGTCCGTGGTGGAGGGCGTTTCGGCTGCCCTCCTCGACGCGGGCTATGACCTGACGCTCTACAACATCACGGAGGGCCCGGTCCGGCGCCGGAGTATCCTCCAGGACTTCCTGCTGCGGAAACGGGTGGATGCGGTCATCGCGGTGGCACTGGCGCTGTCGGAGGAGGAGATCGGCAAGATGCTTGCCATCAACCGTCCGCTGGTGGGCATCGGCGGACCATTGCCCGGAGCTTCCACCATATGGATAGACGATCACGCCCTGGCAGAGTCGGCGGTTAAGCACCTCATCCGGCTCGGCCACAGGCGGATCGCGCACCTGACGGGCGACTCGGTGTACGAGCAGGACTTCAAGATTCCGCGCACCCGGCGGGCAGGCTATGAGAAGGCCATGACCGACGCAGGGCTCCAGCTGCGCCCCTCGTGGATGGTCAGGGCGGACTTCACCGTCGAAGGTGCCTATGCCGTGGCACGGGACCTTCTCGGCGGAGTCTCGGAACGGCCCACAGCAGTCTTTGCGGCCTCGGACGAGATGGCGATCGGAACCATTCTGGCGGCCAGGGACTTCGGGCTCCGGGTTCCCGAAGACCTGTCGGTCATCGGCCTGGACGGGCACGAACTGGGCGAACTGTTCGGCCTGACCACGATCGATCAGGATCCGCGCGGCCAGGGAGCGCTCGCGGTGCGCCTGCTGCTCGAGGGGTTCGACGCCGGCACCGCGCGGGGCGCTGTGGAAGCCGAATACCCAACCCGGTTTGTCGTCCGGCGGAGCACCGCGGTACCTCCGTTCTAGGGCAGCGCTAGTCTGATGCGCCGCCCATGAACCGCACGTACCGGCTCAGAACTTCCGGCCAGTCCTTCGCCCAGGCGGCGCGGGTGCCGGCCGGATCCTCGGCACCCTCCCAGCCATCGTGGACTATGCGCACTTCTGTGCCTTCTTCGACGCCACGGAACGCAACACGAAGCTCCGTCGACCAGAGTGCGGTGCTGCCGGGGTACCACGAGGCGTGGAAGGACAGCGGTGGCTGCCAATCGTCAATGGTTCCCCAGGTGGCGCCCCGGCCGTCGTCGGCGGTTTCAAGAATGAGGTTCTCCTCGAACTCCACGTAGGAGCCGGGCCCGTACACACTGTTAGTCTCCATGGGCCACCAGAGATGCGTGTGGTCGGTGAAGCCCATGAAAGCCCGGGATACAGGCCCGGGGACCACGGCAGTGCAGATGACGGGGTCCAGGTTGTCCACGGGCCCGGGCATATCGCTGCCGGCGGCGTGGCTGAAGAGATTTTCCATGGCTACCAACTCTACCGGCAGCCCCGCCCCGGACGCTCTATCAGTCCCTGCCGCTTCTCCCCGGACGCTCTATCAGTCCCTGCCGCTTCTCCCCCGACGCTCTATCAGTCCCTGCCGCTTCTCCCCCGACGCTCTATCAGTCCCTGCCGCTTCTCCCCCGACGCTCTATCAAAGGGTGCCTCCCTCGTTGCCGCCCGCCACGGCCGGCCTTCTCTGCCTACCGTAACCGGCGGATGTGAGGACGCGTTTGAGGAAAGGCAGTGGGGGGAGGAAGCCGCCGGGTGGAGCTGGGGTGTGGCAGGGCTGTGTTAATAGAAGAT contains these protein-coding regions:
- a CDS encoding LacI family DNA-binding transcriptional regulator gives rise to the protein MAGIKDVAELAGLSIATVSRALSGRGNVSTVSRERARAAAAELGFVPSYQASSLASGRTRNIGLVVPTVRRWYFSSVVEGVSAALLDAGYDLTLYNITEGPVRRRSILQDFLLRKRVDAVIAVALALSEEEIGKMLAINRPLVGIGGPLPGASTIWIDDHALAESAVKHLIRLGHRRIAHLTGDSVYEQDFKIPRTRRAGYEKAMTDAGLQLRPSWMVRADFTVEGAYAVARDLLGGVSERPTAVFAASDEMAIGTILAARDFGLRVPEDLSVIGLDGHELGELFGLTTIDQDPRGQGALAVRLLLEGFDAGTARGAVEAEYPTRFVVRRSTAVPPF